One genomic segment of bacterium includes these proteins:
- the clpB gene encoding ATP-dependent chaperone ClpB — translation MSFNFNRLTVKAQEIVQTAIEIAQNYNNQIVEPEHLLASIVQESGNVAESIIKKTGGNFNVVKLKINVLLEAFPKVSGTGLGNQQMSQNLAKLFDTAAEEARNLKDEYVSTEHLLLSLSNDKGKAGQLLRDNGITYNDILSALKTVRGTQRVTSQNPEDTYQSLEKYGRDLNDLVKQGRLDPVIGRDEEIRRVLQVLSRRTKNNPVLIGEPGVGKTAIAEGIAHRIVAGDVPENLKTKRIVALDMGALIAGTQFRGQFEERLKAVIKEVQESNGEIILFIDELHTLVGAGATQGAMDAANILKPALARGELHAIGATTLDEYKKHIEKDAALERRFQPVLVDEPSEEDTISILRGLKERYEVHHGVRITDAAIVGATQLSERYITDRFLPDKAIDLIDEAASKLRIEIDSMPEELDTLERKVKQLEIEREALKREKDEASAKRLEELQQELSELNEERTKLKMHWDLEKEKIQKIRSMKSEIENLKLEAERYEREGNLGKVAEIRYGKITSLEKQLKEETKKLADAQKDKKMLKEEVDAEDIAEIVSKWTGIPVSKMLESERSKLLRLEDELHHRVVGQDEAVTAVANAIRRSRSGLQDVNRPIGSFIFLGTTGVGKTELARALAETLFDDEHAMIRIDMSEYMEKFSVSRLIGAPPGYVGYEEGGQLTESVRRRPYSVVLLDEIEKAHPDVFNVLLQVLDDGRLTDNQGRTVNFKNTIIIMTSNIGSHYIQDKLELFNENNVEPLMGELRQQLHELLRKTIRPEFLNRIDEIVLFKPLLKSEIRKIVDIQLLRVQKMLKEKEIVLSVSDEAKDWLAQLGYDVTYGARPLKRVIQKYLVNPLSQELLAGNFIDGDVIKVSVGESARLVFAK, via the coding sequence ATGTCATTTAATTTTAACAGACTAACCGTAAAGGCACAGGAAATTGTTCAAACGGCAATTGAAATTGCACAGAACTATAATAATCAGATTGTTGAACCGGAACATCTTCTTGCATCAATTGTTCAGGAAAGCGGAAACGTTGCTGAATCAATAATCAAAAAAACCGGCGGCAACTTTAATGTAGTTAAATTAAAAATTAACGTACTGCTCGAAGCTTTTCCGAAAGTTAGCGGAACTGGTTTGGGCAATCAACAGATGAGTCAGAATCTTGCAAAACTTTTTGATACTGCTGCTGAAGAAGCACGCAATCTTAAAGATGAATATGTTTCTACAGAACACTTGCTGCTTTCACTTTCAAATGATAAAGGGAAAGCAGGACAATTACTCCGCGATAATGGAATTACTTACAATGACATTCTATCTGCATTAAAAACTGTAAGAGGAACTCAAAGAGTCACTTCGCAAAATCCTGAAGACACATACCAATCTCTTGAAAAATATGGAAGAGATTTGAACGATTTGGTAAAGCAGGGAAGACTCGATCCGGTTATAGGAAGAGATGAAGAAATTCGTAGAGTTCTCCAGGTGCTCTCAAGAAGAACAAAAAACAATCCGGTATTAATTGGTGAGCCAGGAGTAGGGAAGACTGCAATTGCAGAAGGGATTGCTCATCGTATTGTAGCCGGTGACGTTCCCGAGAATCTTAAAACTAAAAGGATCGTTGCGCTCGATATGGGTGCTTTAATTGCCGGGACACAATTCCGTGGACAGTTTGAAGAAAGATTAAAAGCGGTAATTAAAGAAGTCCAGGAATCAAACGGAGAAATAATTCTTTTTATTGATGAGCTGCATACACTTGTTGGTGCAGGTGCAACACAAGGAGCGATGGATGCTGCAAATATTTTAAAGCCAGCATTGGCTCGAGGTGAGTTACATGCAATCGGTGCTACTACTCTTGATGAATATAAAAAGCATATCGAAAAAGATGCTGCTCTTGAAAGAAGATTTCAACCAGTTCTGGTTGATGAACCTTCTGAAGAAGATACCATATCAATTTTACGTGGATTGAAAGAACGATACGAAGTTCATCATGGTGTACGAATTACTGATGCAGCTATTGTGGGGGCAACTCAGCTTTCAGAAAGATATATCACCGATAGATTTCTTCCCGATAAAGCAATTGATTTGATCGACGAAGCAGCATCAAAATTAAGAATTGAAATTGACTCGATGCCGGAAGAGCTTGATACTCTTGAACGAAAAGTAAAACAACTCGAAATTGAAAGAGAAGCTTTGAAACGCGAAAAGGATGAAGCATCTGCAAAAAGATTGGAGGAGCTTCAGCAGGAATTGAGTGAACTGAATGAAGAAAGAACAAAACTAAAAATGCACTGGGATCTTGAGAAGGAAAAAATCCAGAAGATACGTTCGATGAAAAGCGAAATTGAAAACTTGAAACTTGAAGCAGAGCGATATGAACGCGAAGGTAATCTCGGTAAAGTTGCTGAGATACGTTATGGAAAAATCACAAGTCTTGAAAAACAATTGAAAGAAGAAACCAAAAAACTTGCCGATGCACAGAAAGATAAGAAGATGTTAAAGGAGGAAGTCGATGCAGAAGATATTGCTGAGATAGTTTCTAAATGGACCGGAATTCCAGTTAGTAAAATGCTTGAGAGTGAACGAAGCAAATTACTACGACTCGAGGATGAACTTCATCATCGTGTGGTTGGACAGGATGAAGCAGTTACCGCAGTTGCAAATGCAATTCGTCGTTCACGTTCAGGATTGCAGGATGTAAATAGGCCAATTGGTTCATTTATTTTTCTTGGAACTACAGGTGTCGGAAAGACAGAGCTTGCTCGTGCACTCGCAGAAACTCTTTTTGATGACGAACATGCAATGATACGAATTGACATGAGTGAGTATATGGAAAAGTTTTCTGTTTCCCGATTGATTGGTGCCCCTCCCGGATATGTTGGCTATGAAGAAGGTGGGCAATTGACCGAATCAGTTCGCAGAAGACCTTATTCGGTTGTGCTTCTTGATGAAATTGAAAAAGCTCATCCAGATGTATTTAATGTTCTTCTGCAGGTTCTTGATGACGGAAGATTAACTGATAACCAGGGAAGAACAGTCAACTTCAAGAATACTATTATTATAATGACTTCAAACATCGGTTCGCATTACATTCAGGATAAGCTGGAATTGTTTAATGAAAACAATGTTGAACCATTGATGGGTGAGCTTCGCCAGCAATTGCACGAGCTATTGAGAAAAACAATCCGCCCGGAATTCTTAAATAGAATAGATGAAATAGTTCTCTTCAAACCGTTGCTCAAATCTGAAATAAGAAAGATTGTTGACATACAACTTCTTCGTGTTCAAAAAATGCTGAAGGAAAAAGAGATAGTCCTTTCCGTTTCCGATGAAGCAAAAGACTGGCTTGCTCAGCTTGGTTACGATGTAACTTACGGTGCACGACCATTGAAAAGAGTTATTCAGAAATATCTGGTAAATCCTCTTTCACAGGAATTACTTGCCGGTAATTTTATTGATGGGGATGTAATAAAAGTAAGCGTTGGTGAAAGCGCAAGACTGGTGTTTGCTAAATAG